The sequence atgaaattctaatatcatctatttaatattatattataatatgcggtgcaagaggatggcataaagattgagaaacagtcatccaatctaatggaagctgaaatgcaaggattgataatgtaataggataatgaatgacaacatataaaaggaaagaagataaaataataacactatgtagaaccatcgattcccttttgtggattcctatatcctcgaggagaacttctagtatattctatatacctaatattatagcctttagtaacaatggaatcccaacaatgATCTAATTACCCACGTAGTTCTCACTTAACATTCACCAATTTCTCAAGATACatagaaatagaagaaCAAGTTTAAGTTTATAGATCTGAACTTCCTTTAATATTCGGTTAAGTAAATTTGATACGTCacattttcaacaaataaGTGGTTGTTTGGCCGAGCGGTCTAAGGCGCCtgattcaagaaaacatcTTGACCGCAGTTAACTGTGGGAATACTCAGGTATCGTAAGATGCAAGAGTTCGAATCTCTTAGCAACcattgtttttctttttttctcaacaCAAAGAAAACGCAGTGGGGCGCTATCGCACAGAATCAGATTCAAATACTGGAATTTTTGTTAAAGCTCAGAGATCGCCTGACGCATATATCttaatgaaatgaaaaagtgggagaaaaaaggaaagctGGGAGCGCCGGAACCGGCTTTTCATATAGTACAGAATTAGTGCTCATGACTAAATGCTTGCATCACAATACTTGAAGTCGACAATATTATTTAAGGACCTATTGTTTTTCTCCAATGGATGGTTGGCAATCTTTCTACTTTCTAAATATTCTTGACCTTTTTCCACTACACCaggaaatatatatacgtacaGTAAGGTTATACTATTCTAATGTCTGCCCCTAAGAAGATCGTCGTTTTGCCAGGTGACCATGTTGGTCAAGAAATCACTGCGGAAGCCATTAAGGTTCTCAAAGCTATTTCTGATGTTCGTTCTAATGTCAAATTcgattttgaaaatcattTAATTGGTGGTGCTGCTATCGATGCTACAGGTGTTCCACTTCCAGATGAGGCGCTGGAAGCCTCCAAGAAGGCTGATGCCGTTTTATTAGGTGCTGTGGGTGGTCCTAAATGGGGTACTGGTAGTGTTAGACCTGAACAAGGTCTACTGAAAATCCGTAAAGAACTTCAATTGTATGCTAACTTGAGACCATGCAATTTTGCATCCGACTCTCTATTAGACTTATCTCCAATCAAGCCACAATTTGCTAAAGGTACTGATTTCGTTGTTGTCAGAGAGCTAGTGGGAGGTATCTACTTTGGTAAGAGAAAGGAAGACGACGGGGATGGTGTTGCCTGGGACAGTGAGCAATACACCGTTCCTGAAGTGCAAAGAATTACAAGAATGGCTGCTTTCATGGCCCTACAACATGAACCACCATTGCCTATTTGGTCCTTGGATAAAGCCAATGTTTTGGCCTCCTCAAGACTATGGAGAAAAACTGTGGAGGAAACCATCAAGAACGAATTCCCTACATTAAAGGTCCAACATCAATTGATTGATTCTGCCGCTATGATTCTAGTCAAGAACCCAACTCACTTGAATGGTATTATAATTACCAGTAACATGTTTGGTGATATCATCTCCGATGAAGCCTCTGTTATCCCAGGTTCTTTGGGTTTGTTGCCATCTGCGTCCTTGGCTTCTTTACCAGACAAGAACACTGCATTTGGTCTGTACGAACCATGCCATGGTTCTGCTCCAGATTTACCAAAGAATAAGGTTAACCCTATCGCTACTATCTTGTCTGCTGCAATGATGCTGAAATTGTCATTGAACTTGCCTGAAGAAGGTAAAGCCATTGAAGATGCGGTTAAAAAGGTTTTAGATGCAGGTATTAGAACTGGTGATTTAGGTGGTTCCAACAGTACCACCGAAGTCGGTGATGCTGTCGCCGAAGAAGTTAAGAAAATTCTCGCTTAGAAAgattctcttttttatgaTATTTGTACATAAACTTTATAAATGAAATTCATAATAGAAACGACACGAAATTACAAAATGGAATATGTTCATAGGGTAGAGCGAACCTATATATGCAGTGTACATACATTTATcaagaaggagaagaaagagGGCAAATAAAGGGATCCAGGTAAGCAAATTGCCGTTAATGGCTTAACGTGAtagggaaaaaagaattgcTCTTAACATTAATATTAACAAGGAGGAGTGCATcacacaaaaaaaagaaaggtgTAACAGAAAATCATGAAACTATGATTTCTAATTTATATATTGGAGGGTTTtctctaaaaaaaaagaaatacaacaaaaaaacactCAATGACCTGACCATTTAATAGAATTTAAGTCAATACCTTCTTGAACCATTTCCCATAATGGTGAAAGTTCCCTCAAGAATTTTACTCTGTCAGAAACGGCCTTAACGACATAGTCGACTTCCTCCTCGGTGCTAAATCTACCGATACCAAATCTGATGGAAGAATGGGCCAATGCATCGTCCTTACCCAACGCATGTAAAACATAAGAAGGTTCTAAGGAAGCGGATGTGCAGGCTGAACCCGAGGATAATGCGATATCCCTTAGGGCCATCAATAAAGACTCACCTTCCACATAGGCGAAAGAGACGTTGATACAACCTGGATAACGATGATCTGGAGATCCGTTCAACGTGGTATGTTCAGCGGATAATAGACCTTTCACTAGTTTATCGGACAGTCTTTTGATGTGAGCTTGATCGTTGTCaaattctttcttcatcaatctTGCAGCTTCACCGAACCCCGCTACCAATGGAGGTGCCAAAGTACCTGATCTTAACCCTCTCTCTTGGCCACCGCCGGATAGTAAAGGTTCTAATCTAACTCTTGGTCTTCTTCTTACATAGATTGCACCGATACCCTTTGGACCGTAAATCTTGTGAGATGAAATTGATAGTAAATCGATGTTCATTTCGTTAACATCAATGTGAATCTTACCGTAAGCTTGTGCAGCATCCGTGTGGAAGTAGATCTTATTCTTTCTGCAAATTGCACCAATTTCTGTAATGGGTTGAATGACAccaatttcattattaacAGCCATAACAGAGACGAGACAGGTATCTGGTCTGATGGCATCTTCCAATTCCTTCAAATCGATGAGGCCTTGATCGTTCACATTTAGGAAAGTGACTTCAAACCCTTCCTTCATCATTGCTCTTGCAGCCTCCAAAACACACTTGTGTTCCGTTCTAGTGGTGATGATGTGTTTCTTAGTCTTCTTGTAAAATCTTGGGACACCTTTGAGAACCATATTATTAGATTCGGTTGCCCCCGACGTAAATATTATTTCCTTAGGGTCTGCATTGATCATCTTGGCTACGTGAGCTCTAGCATTCTCCACAGCAGTATTTGTTTCCCAACCGTAAGAGTGAGTGTTCGAATGAGGATTACCATAAAGTCCCGTATAAAACTTCAGCATGGTATCCAAAACCCTAGGGTCTGTTGGAGTAGTGGCTTGCATGTCAAGATATATGGGACGGGTACCAAAACCAGTGTTTTCTTGATAAGCATGGCTCATCGCAGTGCTACCAGAAGCTACTACGGCATCAGGGGTGGTCCCTGATGCACTAGCACGGGCACTAGCCTGTGCTTTTGCAGCAGCCTGAATATCGGTATGGGTTTCTAGTGAGAAATTGTCGTCCAATTTCACGCCCGCTGCAGGAGGAGAATAAAATCTCCTGCTTACCAAACATGCCCTGTATGTGGCAGATGGGACGTTGTAAAGTGGAGATAATTTTGTTATCGATCTTGTAGCAGTTGATTTCAGCATCTTCCAGTTATGCAGTACTTCCTTCGTGTTGGCGGTATCTCTTACTGAATATGTTGTGTATGAAATAGAAGGTTTAGCACACCAGCGAACTCTATCGTCCTTTCCTCCAAGTGAGTGATAAGATAGTCATCATAAATCCCTGGGCGATGGCCTTATTATTTGTCAGCGACCATATCCAAAATGGGTAGGTCACTTTTAACGAGTGCGGGTAATAGGGTGCGTAATGGCTTTGCAGTACATAAATACACAAAACTACTACGATGTATATATCTGTTGCTATTCACGTTATCCACTATCACGAATAGTTCTCTTGGAGATTGGTATTCCCAGTTGAAGGCAGTTTTGCTTAGCGTTTTGTGCTATCTGCTCGTAACCACGGTCTTTTTGCCCAGTCTTTTCCGGCGGGCATACTTCATGATGAAACTGTCTATTTTCATACCTCTTGAATTCAGTTCTTCGATTAAAGGCTTGATATCTTCTAAATTCCACTGTGATTGTAGCCTAAACAGGACCTTAAACCGCTCTTTGGGGTCCATCGGAAGTGTGCTTCTCGCTATATACTGAACGGTCTTATCGGTAGGCTTGAAATGGTAGCCTCGGAGCATGTCAATGTCAATGTCACAGGGGAAGAAAGGCGGAAAAAGAGACTTCCATTTAATGAgaaattcatcaattggCATACTTATCCCGGAAACGTATTTCCTTAGCGCCTGAATCCCGTACCACTGGGCTATAAACGGTATTCTCAAGCGCCACGTATTTTCTTCGGCCTCTTGCTCTTGGACAGCAAATTTATTCAGCACTGTTTCGATAATTTCTCTTGTATATGGATTGAACTCGTCCTCAATGTCCTTCCCCACCGCGTGATAAGTGTCCTGAACATGCAGGTGTTGTAGATCGAGTGATTCTGCCATTACACTCATCAGCATTACATGCAATgctttgaaaaggaagtcTTGTGAAAGAATACACAACACGCCATCTTTTACTGACCCGCCAATCTTACGCCATTTTGATATACCTTCTAGCGCAGAGCATGGTGAGTCCTCTAGTAGTTCTTCCAGGGTCGTGATAACCTTTGTAGACGACCTCTTCGCGATTTTATCGGAGAATTCTAGTTCTCCGTTGTATATTGGCACTGCATTCAAGTTCAATTCACCCTGCGCCTCTCTGGTCTCAAATTCTGATTCGGTCTTGGCGAATCCCACGACGTCCATGTACGGCTTGGACAGTCCAAACAACAGCGTCTCGTCAAAAGTAATGGGTTGTTCAGGAAcaaattctttcattagTAGAACTGTATTTGAATGCTTCCGCTGCTTCAGTACCCAAGTCTTGTCGTGCGAACACAGCACAACCTCCGACTTGTCTTTGTCCAATGATTTGAACCTTAGCTGCTTATTTTGTGCAGGATCCTGTATTACGTCCAGCAACTCTGGTGTTAACTGGATGAGCTTATAGGATGAATCATATTCTGGCGCGGAATGTAGGTTGATGGACATGGTACACGATCACTAGCTACTAATTTCTTGCGGGTTTCTAATCTTCACCCATAGTGTTTTgttaatcttttttttccactttttCCAGGTTATACTATACGCTGCTTATTGAAGCAATCAATAAGAAACTCCACAGCATGGAAGGACAAAGCAAACAAACCGGCTACCACCAGAAtattgttgctgctgtaTGTTTGTAGCTATCTTGGTCACCATCGTGGTGGTCTTTATCACATGTATATGATTAGCAGAAGAAACCCTAAGCTATAATTAGGTCATTGGGAGCGGATACCGGCCGCCAAGACCTAGGGTTTTGCTCGAGAAATTTTAAGAAggtaaataaaaacaatggTAAACAAAGGCTTTAATCTTCAATGGCGGAGATTTATCTTATTGTGCATAGTAAGAACGCCACTAGTTTGATCTGCATTTGAATTCTCCTGCTGCTACCTGCTTCTCATTTGCGTGTTCGCGCTACGTCGATTGTTACCTGGTTTGCTAAAAGAGTACAGTCTATACCTCATCAATGGAGAAAGACCTGTCGTCTCTCTACTCTGAGAAGAAGGACGGAGAGGACCATGAAGCCCCATTTAACATCAAATTATCCAAATCCGTTCTCGTGACCACGCCGCAAAATAGCCATTCACTGTTAGATGATAACAAATCGCTCTCACAATGGACAGATGATGTGTTCACTCAATCGGTATTTTATCACGGGTCAGACGACTTGATATGgggaaaattttttgtctGTGTGTACAAGTCGCCTAGCAACAATAAGTTGAACGCTATAATATTCGACAAATTGGGAACGTCATGCTTCGAATCCGTGGATGTATCTACTGGTTCGCAGTACTATCCGGCCATTGAGAATTTGAGTCCAAGTGATCAGGAAAGTAATGTTAAGAAATGCATTGCCGTCGTGCTGCTACAGCGCTACCCGTTGCTTTCGCAATCAGACTTATCGCAAATCTTGTCCAACAAATCGGAAAATTGTGACTACGATCCCCCTCACGCTGGAGATTTGGCTAGCAGTTGCCAATTAATAACTGCAGTCCCTCCAGAAGATCTAGGGAAGCGCTTCTTTACATCAGGGCTTCTGCAAGATAGATTTGTCAGTTCTGCCCTGCTGGATGTTATTTATGAAAACAGCGAATCCACCATCGAGTTGAATAATAGGCTGGTATTTCACCTTGGTGAACAACTTGAGCAACTTTTTAATCCAGTGACAGAATACTCACCAGAACAGACAGAGTACGGTTACAAGGCTCCAGATGATGAACTACCTACGGAATCAGATGGCGATCTTGTGAAGGCCATTTGCAACGAGCTATTGCAATTACAAACAAATTTTACTTTCAGCTTGGTAGAATTTTTGCAAAAGTTCCTGATCGCCTTGAGAGTCAGAGTACtgaatgaagaaattga comes from Saccharomyces paradoxus chromosome III, complete sequence and encodes:
- the LEU2 gene encoding 3-isopropylmalate dehydrogenase (Beta-isopropylmalate dehydrogenase (IMDH)~similar to YCL018W) gives rise to the protein MSAPKKIVVLPGDHVGQEITAEAIKVLKAISDVRSNVKFDFENHLIGGAAIDATGVPLPDEALEASKKADAVLLGAVGGPKWGTGSVRPEQGLLKIRKELQLYANLRPCNFASDSLLDLSPIKPQFAKGTDFVVVRELVGGIYFGKRKEDDGDGVAWDSEQYTVPEVQRITRMAAFMALQHEPPLPIWSLDKANVLASSRLWRKTVEETIKNEFPTLKVQHQLIDSAAMILVKNPTHLNGIIITSNMFGDIISDEASVIPGSLGLLPSASLASLPDKNTAFGLYEPCHGSAPDLPKNKVNPIATILSAAMMLKLSLNLPEEGKAIEDAVKKVLDAGIRTGDLGGSNSTTEVGDAVAEEVKKILA
- the NFS1 gene encoding cysteine desulfurase (Cysteine desulfurase~similar to YCL017C) produces the protein MLKSTATRSITKLSPLYNVPSATYRACLVSRRFYSPPAAGVKLDDNFSLETHTDIQAAAKAQASARASASGTTPDAVVASGSTAMSHAYQENTGFGTRPIYLDMQATTPTDPRVLDTMLKFYTGLYGNPHSNTHSYGWETNTAVENARAHVAKMINADPKEIIFTSGATESNNMVLKGVPRFYKKTKKHIITTRTEHKCVLEAARAMMKEGFEVTFLNVNDQGLIDLKELEDAIRPDTCLVSVMAVNNEIGVIQPITEIGAICRKNKIYFHTDAAQAYGKIHIDVNEMNIDLLSISSHKIYGPKGIGAIYVRRRPRVRLEPLLSGGGQERGLRSGTLAPPLVAGFGEAARLMKKEFDNDQAHIKRLSDKLVKGLLSAEHTTLNGSPDHRYPGCINVSFAYVEGESLLMALRDIALSSGSACTSASLEPSYVLHALGKDDALAHSSIRFGIGRFSTEEEVDYVVKAVSDRVKFLRELSPLWEMVQEGIDLNSIKWSGH
- the DCC1 gene encoding Dcc1p (Subunit of a complex with Ctf8p and Ctf18p~similar to YCL016C), producing MSINLHSAPEYDSSYKLIQLTPELLDVIQDPAQNKQLRFKSLDKDKSEVVLCSHDKTWVLKQRKHSNTVLLMKEFVPEQPITFDETLLFGLSKPYMDVVGFAKTESEFETREAQGELNLNAVPIYNGELEFSDKIAKRSSTKVITTLEELLEDSPCSALEGISKWRKIGGSVKDGVLCILSQDFLFKALHVMLMSVMAESLDLQHLHVQDTYHAVGKDIEDEFNPYTREIIETVLNKFAVQEQEAEENTWRLRIPFIAQWYGIQALRKYVSGISMPIDEFLIKWKSLFPPFFPCDIDIDMLRGYHFKPTDKTVQYIARSTLPMDPKERFKVLFRLQSQWNLEDIKPLIEELNSRGMKIDSFIMKYARRKRLGKKTVVTSR